A genomic region of Aquificaceae bacterium contains the following coding sequences:
- a CDS encoding MlaD family protein, which translates to MRFSNEAKVGFLVLLFSLGFAFLILTFGEVPFFRPAVKTYKVYFDNVAGLSVGAEVRVAGIKSGRVRSISLKDGKVEVVFELDKDITLYRDAQAEIGTLGLMGDKYLNIYPGSPQAGILEEGGTISKSLGYADTDLLIKQMTSASESVRLMMESFHLILSENREDIRRVVQNLEMLTHNLNLIALENRESLRGAIHNINLLAYNLNRTLPQTIESIDRLAKSLEAIASENRQDIRETLANLKQLSNDLKTTLPELSRNLNELSINLNALIVENRQDIRTTTSNLSELTKSLKESAERLNNILAHIERGEGTLGKLIKDDELYRNVASGVRVLGKAGEVADRTNLYIGFRGELYRAGDSKGILTVKLQPDNEKYYLLEIVGDSRGRVYKEEILPNQWIVKKEFKPEVTLQYARIFPFFGKELVLRGGLKESTGGVGADLIYSQRLAFTTDLWDFGRRDRPQDKDLKPNLQVAVNYKVSGPLYVRFGGDDLLNSKLRGVFGGVGLMFTDNDLKYLLGGLRLPLP; encoded by the coding sequence ATGAGATTTTCTAACGAAGCAAAAGTAGGCTTTCTTGTGCTTTTATTTTCCCTTGGCTTTGCCTTTCTTATACTTACCTTCGGGGAGGTTCCCTTTTTCAGACCTGCGGTAAAAACTTACAAGGTCTACTTTGACAATGTGGCAGGGCTTAGTGTAGGTGCGGAGGTAAGGGTTGCTGGTATAAAAAGTGGAAGGGTAAGGTCTATTAGCCTAAAAGATGGCAAGGTGGAGGTGGTTTTTGAACTTGACAAGGATATAACCCTCTATAGAGATGCACAGGCGGAGATAGGAACTCTTGGTCTTATGGGAGACAAATACCTAAACATATACCCCGGAAGTCCACAAGCGGGCATTTTAGAAGAAGGCGGGACGATAAGTAAAAGCCTTGGTTATGCGGATACGGACCTTCTTATAAAGCAAATGACAAGTGCTTCAGAATCTGTAAGACTAATGATGGAAAGTTTCCATCTTATACTTTCAGAAAACAGAGAGGATATAAGGAGGGTGGTGCAAAACCTTGAAATGCTCACCCATAACCTTAACCTAATAGCCCTTGAAAACAGAGAGTCCCTAAGGGGAGCTATACATAACATAAACCTACTTGCCTATAACTTAAACAGAACACTTCCTCAAACTATAGAAAGCATAGACAGGCTTGCGAAGAGTCTTGAAGCCATAGCCAGCGAGAACAGGCAAGACATAAGAGAAACCCTTGCAAACCTAAAACAGCTTAGCAACGACCTAAAGACGACCCTTCCCGAACTTTCAAGAAACCTTAACGAGCTTTCAATAAATCTAAACGCCTTGATTGTGGAAAACCGTCAAGATATAAGAACTACCACATCAAACCTCTCTGAACTTACCAAAAGCCTTAAAGAAAGCGCTGAAAGGTTAAATAACATACTGGCACATATTGAAAGAGGTGAAGGCACCTTAGGGAAGCTAATAAAGGATGATGAGTTATACAGAAATGTAGCTTCTGGTGTTAGGGTGCTTGGGAAAGCAGGAGAGGTCGCAGATAGGACAAACCTCTACATAGGCTTTAGGGGTGAGCTCTACAGGGCTGGTGATTCAAAGGGGATACTTACTGTCAAACTGCAACCCGATAACGAAAAGTATTACCTCTTAGAGATAGTTGGGGACTCAAGGGGTAGAGTCTACAAGGAGGAAATACTTCCTAACCAATGGATAGTTAAAAAGGAGTTTAAGCCTGAAGTTACATTGCAGTATGCAAGAATATTTCCCTTTTTTGGTAAGGAGCTCGTCCTAAGAGGTGGACTAAAGGAATCTACAGGCGGAGTGGGAGCTGACCTTATATATTCACAAAGGCTCGCCTTTACCACAGACCTTTGGGACTTTGGAAGAAGAGACAGACCACAGGATAAGGACCTTAAGCCAAACCTTCAAGTAGCGGTAAACTACAAGGTTAGTGGTCCACTTTATGTAAGGTTTGGTGGCGATGACCTTTTAAATTCAAAGTTAAGGGGTGTATTCGGTGGTGTAGGTCTTATGTTTACCGACAACGACCTAAAATACCTGCTTGGTGGTTTAAGACTGCCCTTGCCATGA
- the purQ gene encoding phosphoribosylformylglycinamidine synthase I produces MRFAVCVFPGSNCDYDTYYVIRDLLGQEVSFVDHNTKRLDAFDCVVLPGGFSFGDYLRAGVLASKTPLGNAIVEYAQKGGLVLGICNGFQILTELQLLPGALLKNENLTFLCKDVYLRVENNSLPFTRKFEKGEVIKLPIAHGEGRYYVPEDELRSMEERGQIVLRYCDEKGNINPQANPNGSISNIAGVCNKEGNVFGLMPHPERACEDLLGYRDGIILWHSLVT; encoded by the coding sequence ATGAGGTTTGCGGTATGTGTATTTCCGGGGTCTAACTGTGATTACGATACATACTACGTGATAAGGGACCTTCTTGGACAAGAGGTGAGCTTTGTAGACCACAATACAAAAAGGCTTGATGCCTTTGATTGTGTAGTTTTGCCAGGTGGTTTTTCTTTTGGAGACTATTTAAGAGCTGGAGTGCTTGCCAGCAAAACACCCCTTGGCAACGCTATAGTGGAATACGCACAAAAAGGTGGGCTCGTGCTTGGTATATGCAACGGCTTTCAAATTCTCACAGAGCTTCAGCTATTGCCAGGTGCTTTACTCAAGAATGAAAACCTAACCTTTCTATGTAAGGACGTATACCTTAGAGTTGAAAACAATTCCTTACCCTTTACCAGAAAGTTTGAAAAGGGTGAGGTGATAAAACTCCCCATAGCCCATGGAGAAGGAAGGTATTATGTGCCAGAGGATGAGCTAAGGTCTATGGAGGAAAGGGGTCAAATTGTCCTAAGATACTGTGATGAAAAGGGTAATATAAACCCTCAAGCTAATCCCAATGGTTCTATATCCAACATAGCAGGTGTATGCAACAAGGAAGGCAATGTCTTTGGTCTTATGCCTCATCCAGAAAGAGCTTGCGAAGACCTACTTGGCTACCGAGACGGCATAATACTCTGGCATTCTCTTGTCACTTAG
- the purS gene encoding phosphoribosylformylglycinamidine synthase subunit PurS — MKVRVLILPKKGLLDPEGRAVKEMLREGGFDVKDVKVGKVVELEVGEGTDIKALVEKYLVNPLVEEYVIE; from the coding sequence ATGAAGGTAAGAGTTCTTATACTTCCCAAGAAAGGACTTCTTGACCCAGAAGGCAGGGCGGTAAAGGAGATGCTCCGTGAGGGTGGTTTTGATGTAAAAGATGTAAAGGTGGGAAAAGTGGTGGAGCTTGAGGTGGGAGAAGGCACAGACATAAAAGCCCTTGTGGAGAAGTATCTCGTAAATCCCTTAGTTGAGGAGTATGTAATAGAATGA
- the aspS gene encoding aspartate--tRNA ligase has protein sequence MLKRTRYCGHISEQDLGKEVILNGWVHRIRNHGGVIFIDLRDREGIVQCVVEEKTNPQVYELADRLRSEYVVALRGIVRKRPPGTENPKLKTGNYEVVIEELEILNTSEALPFPIDEETHLSEETKLKYRYLDLRRESMKENLLFRHRAYQVIRKVFLEEGFVEIETPFLTKSTPEGARDFLVPSRLHPGKFYALPQSPQLFKQVLMVAGFDRYFQIVKCLRDEDLRADRQPEFTQIDFEMSFVEEEDVMAFSERLIYSLFKELLGVELKLPFDRISYEYAMETYGSDKPDRRFGLELVDLTQVFKNTEFKVFRQAIESGGVVKAINFKGSNLSRKEIDELTQFVQSLGAKGLAWIKVEEDKLNSPIVKFFSEEETRELLQRLRAERGDVIFFSADKREMVYRILGNLRLHIGKKYNLIDTSKFDIFWVVDFPLMEWDEEEKRFVSLHHPFTSPREEDIPLLERALQVQDLEEKKRLVHSVKARAYDLVINGYEVGGGSIRIHRKDLQELVFKLLEIPEMEAREKFGFLLDALRFGAPPHGGLAFGLDRLIAIMRGLDSIRDVIAFPKTQKGICPLTGAPDYVEPKQLKELHIRVVEG, from the coding sequence ATGCTAAAAAGAACAAGATACTGCGGACACATCAGCGAACAAGACCTCGGAAAGGAGGTTATCCTAAACGGCTGGGTTCATCGCATAAGAAACCATGGAGGAGTAATCTTTATAGACCTAAGAGACAGAGAGGGTATAGTCCAGTGCGTGGTAGAAGAGAAGACAAACCCTCAAGTGTATGAACTTGCGGACAGACTTAGGTCAGAGTATGTGGTTGCCTTGCGTGGCATCGTAAGAAAAAGACCCCCGGGCACAGAAAATCCAAAACTTAAGACGGGAAACTACGAAGTGGTAATTGAAGAGCTTGAAATTCTCAACACTTCAGAAGCTTTGCCTTTCCCCATTGACGAAGAGACACACCTTTCGGAAGAGACAAAACTCAAATATCGCTACTTGGACCTAAGAAGGGAAAGCATGAAGGAAAACCTTCTCTTTAGGCATAGAGCCTATCAGGTAATAAGGAAGGTTTTCCTTGAGGAAGGCTTTGTGGAAATAGAGACACCCTTTCTTACCAAGTCCACCCCAGAGGGTGCAAGGGACTTTCTTGTTCCCTCAAGGTTACATCCGGGCAAGTTTTATGCTCTCCCCCAGTCTCCACAGCTCTTTAAGCAAGTGCTTATGGTTGCAGGTTTTGATAGATATTTCCAGATAGTTAAATGTCTAAGGGACGAAGACCTGCGTGCGGACCGTCAGCCTGAATTTACCCAGATAGACTTTGAAATGTCCTTTGTAGAAGAAGAGGATGTTATGGCTTTTAGCGAAAGGCTTATATATAGCCTCTTTAAAGAGCTTCTCGGCGTTGAGTTAAAGCTCCCCTTTGACCGTATTTCCTATGAGTATGCTATGGAAACTTATGGCTCTGACAAGCCGGACCGTAGGTTTGGGCTTGAGCTTGTGGACCTCACACAGGTCTTCAAAAATACAGAGTTTAAAGTGTTTCGTCAAGCCATAGAATCTGGTGGAGTGGTAAAGGCTATAAACTTCAAAGGCTCAAACCTCTCAAGGAAAGAGATAGATGAGCTTACCCAATTTGTGCAAAGCCTTGGAGCAAAGGGTCTTGCTTGGATAAAGGTAGAAGAAGATAAGCTAAACTCACCAATAGTAAAGTTTTTCTCTGAGGAAGAGACCAGAGAACTCTTACAGAGACTAAGGGCTGAAAGGGGGGATGTGATATTTTTCTCCGCGGACAAAAGGGAAATGGTCTACCGTATTCTTGGAAATCTAAGGCTTCACATAGGCAAGAAATACAACCTCATAGATACGAGTAAATTTGACATATTTTGGGTGGTGGACTTCCCTCTTATGGAATGGGATGAAGAAGAGAAGAGGTTTGTCTCTTTGCACCACCCCTTCACATCACCCAGAGAGGAAGATATTCCGCTTCTTGAAAGGGCTCTACAGGTGCAGGACTTGGAGGAGAAAAAGAGGCTTGTTCATTCCGTGAAGGCGAGGGCTTATGACCTTGTGATAAATGGCTACGAGGTGGGAGGAGGTTCTATTCGTATACATAGGAAGGACCTTCAGGAGCTTGTCTTTAAGCTTTTGGAGATACCAGAGATGGAGGCAAGGGAGAAGTTTGGTTTTCTACTTGACGCACTACGCTTTGGAGCACCACCACATGGTGGACTTGCCTTTGGACTGGACAGGCTAATTGCCATAATGAGAGGCTTGGACTCTATAAGGGATGTGATAGCCTTTCCCAAAACCCAGAAGGGTATATGCCCTCTTACTGGTGCACCAGACTATGTGGAGCCAAAACAGCTCAAGGAGCTTCATATAAGGGTGGTGGAAGGTTAG
- a CDS encoding DNA methyltransferase has product MGFLSSVEVEKSEVKKHFVRHGFIFACTDKSEETLLSNRIILTGKNYANKLFAVKEGDFIFLYNLDKDVLYGTFTAKGEPGYDKGIPIFEGRYPYYIRFETTQTIKKVEKASSIFRSLNISWRDILTEKGALLIKNILEGRAINRLRKEEIIDDKYIPPMMTTTLWDYPYQSYGYTRKGNNKYPGVTPAFIIYNLIWRYTEPGEIVCDPMAGSGTTIDVCLEERRRVVAFDIVPTRKDIIQADARNIPLKDETVDLVFVDSPYGDNIKYNDHPLNIGHIPASSEEFYEELEKVMQECYRILKKGKVLAWLIGDQWAKGEYIPVGFKIYERLTKYFSPVDVVCVVRRNQASNTPFWHSKALQHNFYLRGFKYLIIVKKEENVKRKEVKIRWNFYERW; this is encoded by the coding sequence ATGGGTTTCCTAAGCTCGGTGGAGGTAGAAAAAAGTGAAGTAAAAAAGCATTTTGTTAGACATGGTTTTATCTTTGCTTGCACTGACAAGAGCGAGGAAACACTATTGTCTAATAGGATAATCTTGACTGGGAAAAATTACGCAAATAAGTTATTCGCAGTTAAAGAAGGCGATTTTATTTTTCTGTATAATCTTGACAAAGATGTTCTTTATGGCACTTTTACTGCAAAAGGCGAACCTGGATATGATAAAGGTATTCCAATCTTTGAAGGTAGATACCCTTACTATATACGCTTTGAAACAACACAAACCATAAAAAAAGTTGAAAAGGCAAGTTCAATCTTTAGAAGTCTTAACATCTCGTGGAGAGATATACTGACAGAGAAGGGGGCACTTCTGATAAAGAATATCCTTGAGGGAAGAGCAATAAATAGGCTTCGCAAGGAAGAAATAATAGATGACAAATACATACCCCCAATGATGACAACTACCTTGTGGGACTATCCATACCAAAGTTACGGATATACCAGAAAGGGTAATAATAAATACCCCGGCGTTACTCCAGCCTTCATTATTTATAACCTCATATGGAGATACACTGAACCCGGTGAGATAGTATGCGACCCTATGGCAGGTTCTGGGACTACGATAGATGTGTGCCTTGAAGAGAGGAGAAGGGTTGTAGCCTTTGATATAGTGCCGACGAGAAAAGATATAATACAGGCGGATGCCAGAAACATACCTCTGAAGGATGAAACGGTGGATTTAGTGTTTGTAGACTCGCCATACGGAGACAACATCAAATATAACGACCATCCCTTAAATATAGGTCATATACCTGCAAGTTCTGAAGAGTTTTACGAGGAGCTTGAAAAAGTAATGCAGGAATGTTATAGAATACTCAAAAAAGGTAAAGTATTGGCTTGGTTAATAGGTGACCAATGGGCAAAGGGGGAATATATTCCAGTGGGCTTTAAGATATACGAAAGACTTACAAAATATTTTTCTCCTGTTGATGTGGTTTGTGTAGTTCGCAGAAATCAAGCCTCAAATACTCCCTTTTGGCATAGCAAGGCTTTACAGCATAACTTCTATCTAAGGGGTTTTAAATACCTTATAATAGTTAAAAAGGAAGAAAATGTTAAAAGGAAAGAAGTGAAGATAAGGTGGAATTTCTATGAAAGATGGTAA
- a CDS encoding BsaWI family type II restriction enzyme, with product MKDGKKVFLKALRLKAIEDVKLKGIENLSNILETIRQEFSGEITKFGIKDAEQSWKAFKGRLLEELIVEVISSEVKKHGLNIISGSKLSGIVLDECLCMVKRSILVDYGEFGMHVPDADLVIYNKNCRALAIISVKATLRERIAQTGYWSLKLKQSKLTQNIKVFFITLDEDKDLSRKRFAKKGRAIVEVDTDGAFVITTERIEESEKVMPFEKFRRIIEKLGRVDKDE from the coding sequence ATGAAAGATGGTAAAAAGGTTTTTCTTAAGGCTTTAAGATTGAAAGCTATAGAAGATGTAAAACTAAAGGGCATAGAAAACCTTTCTAATATTCTTGAAACCATAAGGCAAGAGTTCTCTGGGGAAATAACCAAGTTTGGTATAAAAGACGCAGAGCAAAGCTGGAAAGCCTTCAAAGGGAGGCTTCTTGAAGAGTTGATAGTGGAAGTTATAAGTTCTGAAGTTAAAAAACATGGTTTAAATATAATAAGTGGTTCAAAGTTAAGTGGTATAGTGTTAGATGAGTGTCTATGCATGGTGAAAAGGAGTATACTTGTTGATTATGGTGAGTTTGGGATGCATGTTCCAGATGCTGATTTAGTTATATACAATAAGAATTGCAGAGCTTTGGCGATAATATCCGTAAAAGCTACCTTAAGAGAAAGAATAGCTCAAACAGGTTATTGGTCTTTGAAGTTGAAACAATCAAAGCTCACGCAAAATATAAAAGTTTTTTTTATAACGCTTGATGAAGATAAGGACCTCTCAAGGAAAAGGTTTGCAAAAAAGGGTAGAGCTATCGTTGAAGTAGATACAGACGGAGCTTTCGTAATAACCACAGAGCGGATTGAAGAAAGTGAGAAAGTCATGCCTTTTGAAAAGTTTAGAAGGATAATAGAAAAACTTGGTAGGGTTGACAAGGATGAGTAA
- the hemC gene encoding hydroxymethylbilane synthase, producing the protein MSKNTLRIGTRKSKLALWQANYVKERLESRGYSVELVLITTTGDKILDAPLAKIGGKGLFVKEIEEALLRGDIDLAVHSLKDVPMVLPEGLILGAITEREEPFDVLISRDGRGLHELPEGAKVGTSSLRRQVQIKRKRPDLRVETLRGNVDTRLRKLEEGLYDAIVLAYAGVKRMGFEERVSQVLEDFIPAVGQGSLAIEIRQEDKRVYEAIAFLDHRESRIRAECERAFLRELQGGCQVPIGAYAWLEGEKLKLKAFISDLEGKRFLEGVEEGDPHQAEQIGKKLARRLLEEGGKAILEEVYHQS; encoded by the coding sequence ATGAGTAAGAATACACTTCGCATAGGCACACGAAAGAGCAAGTTAGCTCTTTGGCAGGCAAACTATGTAAAGGAGAGGCTTGAGAGCAGGGGATACAGCGTAGAGCTTGTGCTTATCACTACCACCGGCGATAAAATCCTTGACGCTCCTTTGGCAAAAATAGGAGGCAAAGGACTCTTTGTAAAAGAGATAGAGGAGGCACTTCTGAGAGGAGATATAGACCTTGCGGTTCATTCTTTAAAGGATGTGCCAATGGTTTTGCCAGAGGGTCTCATTCTCGGAGCTATAACAGAGAGGGAAGAGCCTTTTGATGTGCTCATATCAAGGGATGGGAGAGGACTTCATGAGCTTCCAGAGGGTGCAAAGGTAGGCACTTCCTCTTTGAGGAGACAGGTTCAGATAAAGAGAAAAAGACCAGACTTGAGGGTGGAGACCCTTCGCGGGAATGTGGATACAAGGCTCAGAAAACTGGAGGAAGGACTTTATGACGCCATAGTGCTTGCTTACGCAGGTGTTAAAAGAATGGGCTTTGAGGAAAGGGTAAGCCAAGTATTGGAAGACTTTATCCCTGCAGTGGGTCAAGGAAGTCTCGCCATAGAGATAAGGCAAGAAGACAAGAGGGTGTATGAGGCTATAGCCTTTCTTGACCATAGAGAAAGTCGTATTAGGGCGGAGTGTGAAAGGGCTTTTCTAAGAGAACTTCAAGGTGGTTGCCAAGTGCCCATAGGTGCCTATGCGTGGCTTGAAGGCGAGAAATTAAAGCTAAAAGCCTTTATTTCTGACCTTGAAGGAAAAAGGTTTTTAGAAGGAGTGGAAGAAGGAGACCCACATCAGGCGGAACAGATAGGCAAAAAACTTGCCAGAAGGCTCTTAGAAGAGGGTGGCAAAGCGATACTTGAGGAAGTATACCATCAAAGCTGA